The Eublepharis macularius isolate TG4126 chromosome 12, MPM_Emac_v1.0, whole genome shotgun sequence genomic sequence CAACATTCCATGACTACAGGCTGGAGCCGATGTTTTATTTGCCACAGGAACGGCACTGGAAAAGGTCTCCCTATAATGGCACGCTGGCCTTTATATTAAATTTCTATGTCCCGGCACCACAAACTTGGCCACCATCAGTATAAAGAGCTATCACATGGTGCAATCAACCAGCTATGCAGTTTTATACATTACAGTCGGTATAGGGCTCACTCAAGAACGGGAGGCCTCTCTTGGCAACATCCTTCAGAGAATGCAATGTGCGCTCTTTTGACTTTTAGTTCTTTGAAGGGAGAATTGCCTATGAACGTTGCCTCCCAGGCCAGCAGCTCACACAACAGATTGGAGCTGGAACTCCTGGCAGGAAACGAAAGAAGACACAGCAGTCTGCCTTCTTCAGAATTCTTTGGCTTTGGGAAGGCGAGGCAGACTGACAAGGAAAACCAAAACactgagaacccccccccccactccaatgtTTCTGCATTGTTCTCTTTTATTATAAAGTGCATGCAGCCCCCAAGCAGTGCGTATCATAGATGGCCTACCCCAATCTCACCTTTTTATTCTGTGACATATATGATTGATCTCCCCCCACAGCCACTTAAAATTTGCAAGTCTAGGCCTGACTTCGTTTAGTCTTCATGATGTGCCTAAGCGTAATAAAAAGATGTGTACATGAAccttactggatcagaccagtggtccatttattccagcatcccatctcctctgcttgaagccagctgggtaaccttgggtcagtcacagctctttcagagctctctcagccctacccacctcacagggtgattgttgtgaggatagtaacaacacactttgtaaacgctgagtgggtgttaagtcatcctgaagggcagaatataaatcgaatgttattattattattactctggCCAATAACAGGGCATGGAGTCCGaggccttccctgatgttgcttcctggcactggtattcaccGGTTTACTGTCTCTAGATGTAGGGAGGCTATGGCTCAGAGGAagaacatctgcttagcatgcagaaggtcccaggttcaattcctggcatctccaactaaaaggatcatgtaggaggtgatatgaaggagctctgcctgagaccttgaagagccactgctagtctgaaTATAAAGTACTAACCCTGATGGCCCAatggtctaaggcagcttcatgtgaatgTAGAGGTTCTCGttagtcaccatggccagtagccactgatagacttatCCTTCattaatttgtctaatccccttttaaacctGTCTATGCCtgtagccatcactacatcttctggcagcaaatacattttaatcacttgtatTACGGTAAAGAAGATTTCCTTTTGTTCCTGTAGCTGTCACTGTCCATCTCTTCAACTGCCTCTAGCTACAGAGTTTGTATAAAGTGTGGAAGTTGCTGCTACAGGAGATCCATAAAGCTCCTGGCAACCTTGTGACTGGACTCAATGCAAGGGAAGATCATACATCTGTCAGGCAACTTTTGTTAATCTCCACTATCTTAAGGCTGATCATCAACATTCTGTTTTTTAAGGTTGTGAAAGCCTTTGTTGTTTTGGCTCCTGATTATGACTCACATGATCCTGAAGTGCTAACCAAGCAGCTGCAGGACCATGTCAAAAAGGCCACTGCCCCATACAAGTATCCAAGAAAGGTAAGTTGGAACCTGTTTGCTTCCTGCCCATTTAGTTATTATTAAGTGCAGAGAATCTTACGGAGTTTCTGGGTGCTCACATACTAAGGACAGGCAGCAATAATTTCagcaaaaactgtttggatgtaAATGGTTTTATGGCtgcatccaggggtcatttcgtagaaaaagagctggaggaactcattagcataactcattagcatatgccacaccccttgacatcaccggaagtgtgttgttagcataactgatttacatattacacaccccctgacatcacctatcctggctgttttggacccaatcctggccattcagggccgaaattgggcccaaaatggcgaaagggggctgaaaatggaccaaAAGGGatcccaaatggtcaggatcgggccgctgctgagtgggagagtgatccaccacccatcagaggcccgatccaggccatttcggccccaatccaggctgaaatggtcccaaaatggctgagagtcacgtgggcggggccacctggcatgtgacctctttggggaactgccagaacggcattcctgtgcgttcccccttagaaatgagccctggctgcatCCTAATAAAAAGTTTCCTTGCTGGGTCAAAGTAAGGTCCCATCTAGTCGAAGAGTAGACCCACCAACTATCTCTGGAAGACATCTAAAAATCTAGTCTCCACACCTTACAATCATCAACTGAGTTGTGTGAATCATTGACTGTGTTCCATGTGAGTCAATTTTCATTATGTACCTCAAGGAAATACACAGCATATAGAAGCGTAGATGAGCTTCTTGAATTTGACTCTAAAATAACAACCTTCCTTCCTACACTACTAGGATGATCATATACATCTGATAAACACTGTTGCAAAATGACAAAATACGAACATGGAATCCCCTTTGGATTCACATCTGTTCGGTGTATTAGCTGTGCTTCTATCACGCTTGGCCTCCTATTCCTGTGCTGGTTGTAATTTCCACTCTTGCCCAACAGGTGGAGTTTGTGTCCCATTTGCCAAAGACCATCAGCGGGAAGATCAAAAGGAACGAATTGCGCAAGAAGGAGTGGGGGGAAGCTTAGACTCTTTTGTTTACTTCCAAGAGTTTGTGCCGAGAACAGAAAGTTTTATATCGTTTCCTCGTGTGTTGGCACCTGATGCAAGACTCGCAAATCCACTCCCTCAGAAAGAGAGCTTGAGGGATTATAAGAAAGTCAGACTTTGGGTGAGGATGAGCGGTTGAGCCGCCTCCCCCACTTCACAAGAAATTCTAAGGACATCCTACCAGAGGTTAACCAAAGTCAAGTTTAAACTCCTACTTCCAGCTGTTGACTTGCATAAGAACATCATGTATCCTCTCAAAAACTGCAAACAGATTTGCTTCCGAAGCTTAACCATGCTGTGAATTTGCCACGGGTTTTTGTTCCGTAGCTGATACTTCAGTATGCATCCCAGTTTCCACATTGCCAGTTCTTATCCCCACAAGTCTCTTTGCCCATCTGAGCCCTGTTTCACATAAGGAGGCGTCCAGCATAAAAATCCAACTGCAGCCCAGTTTTGGCTGCATTTATAAGCATGCAGATATGTTGACTAGAAAGATGACACCCCTCCCACCCAACAGTCACACAATACTTGCACAGCATTACTATTACTGCTTTTTCTAGCTGGGTCTAGCAGATAACTAACACCAAAGCCACAAAAATAAGAGGGGCTATATTGAGCAGATGGGGGCATATTTTGTCAAAAATTAAAGCCACTTTGGTTTCAGTGTGAGAATTCAATGCACAACttccccactgaaatcaatagatttTGAATGTGTATCATATTGTCGGAAATGTAGCCTTCCGATCATTCAGAAGTTTGAATGCTTgcattctctccccccaccatgacCTATCTCCATATAATTACATCTCTGAAATTACAGCTTACAACAGATAGGCATAGTCACCCTCTTTAATATTCCAGGTACCACGTAAGTTAAGAGCTACTGAAACTGTGAAGGAAATGAAAACATTAATAGAAAAGTTATTTTTATTCACCCGTGAGCCTTAATACATGCAGATTATATAAAACGATTTAACTATGAAGTTCCAGTTTAAAGATTTCAGGAAGGAATCTACGTTGCTTTTTAGTTTGAAAAACACTTGGGAGACGTAAAACCAGATGCCACTCTTCGTGCCTTAGTTCTGACAATATTGTCAAACCCTTTGACAGTGTTGGATATACGCCACTGAGCACAGAAGAAAGTTCCGTCACACTATTTCATAAGCTAAACAACTGTCACCTAAGTCACCACTGAAGCCAGTTTCCCTAGGCATTCCCAAAGCAAGTCACCAAATGCTGCGAGCATTCGTTCCTTTTAAAAGGCccatgctccccctccccagctgttgAAAACTCTTGGAATTTGCATGTTAATTTAGAATagggttgacaatgaagaaactgaaatagttaaagattttctattccttggttcaattatcaaccaaaagcgAGACTTCAACCAAGGAATCAGAAggtgattgagacttggaagagcagccatgaagaaACTAAAAAAGATCCTTAAGCATGGGGAAGTGTCACTGGAGACCAAGATaatccatactatggtattcctcatgaCTATGTATGAATGCCAAAgttagacaatgaagaaagctgacaggaaaaaaaaccctgatggatTTGctttgtggtgctggaggagtttaATGGacatcatggacagccaaaaagacaaataagtgggttctagatcaaatcaagccagaattctccctagaagctaaaagaactatactgagactattgtactctggtcacatcatgagaagacactgatccactgaaaaagacaataatgctaggaaaaatggaaggaaaaaaaagaagatcCAACATGAAATGGATTGACCCAGTAAAGGGAGCAATGGCCTTCAATGTGCAAGAGAACATTCTGGAGGACAGTCATTCAAAGGGTCGctataagttggaagtgacttgacagtacatGACACACAGACAGATCCTCAAGTTTAACAGCCAGGGCAACCTCTGTTCTAAGCCGCGCAACAGTCCTGAATGGTGTCGTGATGAACTCAATTCAACCAAGTAGTGGTTACTAAGAGAACGTTCCATTGATCAAAAGGTTATTAGCTTTCCTTTGGAATTCGCCACTTGGTTGAAGAAAAAGCCAACTAAAGGTCATTTTGTAAAGCACCGTGTTTTTATTTCATTCCATTAATAAAGGACTAAAAAAGTTTAAAACCATGATAGATGCTTTATATATCATTTCCAAAGGCAAACAGAGGGGAAAGCTCTGTGGGTACTTTTCTTATTTTTAATCCCAGGATGTATGCATGGTTCCAGTTATCTGGTAATATCAGTGTAATGTATATAGTCATAAAAAGGGATTTCATAATTGTAAGCTTGGTATGTGTAAAAAATAAGCACATTGCAACGGGCAAACCCAGGAGCTGTTCTCCATTCCAATTAATCCTGACCACAGAGTCTAACCCCTCCAGATTCAGGAATGTTTAAATGTCTCTCCCACTGTGGCCCATCCCTGCCCCTTTGATTCTTGAATGTTTGCATCATCAGCTCCACAATATATTTGTGGACAATTATGCTCCTGGGAAAACAAAGTTAGTACCCTCCTAACTGGCAGGCACACACACTGTAGCAGATGCAAACTGAGACTGTGTTGTTAGGTTCGCATAGAAGGTCGGAGAGCCAGGCATTTCTTTTGAATATTTCCCGATGAATGTAAAATTGTTACAGGAGATGGAAGCCCTCCAGTGCTGGAGGTAGGGGAAGGAAGCATGCATTTCTCTTTTAGAAGTGTATGCTCCCATTTGAAATAACCACAGCCCTTTCGGTTTCCCTCCTGTTTTCCCACTGGGCAACAGTAGAATGCTTTACCATGATTGGGCCCACCATTGGATACTTGAAGCCTTCTAGCTCTCCGACCACATTTGCATAAAGGAGGGGTCATTTTCCTGGTTTCCGTACACCAGAAAGATCGGTTTTGATTGATGGAGGAGTTTAAGATGCCACAGGGCACTCGATGTGATCCTGAGCTTCTGGAAGAATTAGCAGATGATGCACTTTTATCTTCATATATTATAAAGGGCTGCTTTTTTGCTGGAGGAACAGGTTGTGGACTGGAAGGCTTCCTCTTTGGAGCTTCAGAAGAAGGGGACGCAAGGTGATCTCCATTTAATATCAAGGAAGACGTATTTATCTTTGCTGTGGGGAGCTTAAAAACAGAAGTGTTTGAAGATTTACTTGGAGCTATACCTTTATAATAGATCGTAGTATTGGGGCTTTTGTACACAACAGACTCTGAGCGTTCCACATTCGGAGTCGCTTCAGCAACACTTTCAGATTGCCTCTTTGTCATGTCTGATTCACTCATATCTGTTCTGTCTCCTGAGACTGGTGAACTCTGATTGTTTGAGTCATCCTGAAACTGTACGCATTCTGAACTTTGATCTTGCTGAGATTCTGGTATTAAGGCAAAATCCTCCCAATCAGCCAACATTGACAAACAATCAGAAGTAGTACCGATATCCATATTGGAAACGTTGACGGAGGAAAGCGTAGTTGAGACCAGCACAAGTCCTGCATTATGGGCTGGGGAATTCGCCATCAGAGGATCGTTGCTTAGGCCAGTTCGGATACCTAAAGAGGAAGGCTGAAGACAGCCAAAAGGAGAACCAAGTCTGCCTGTGCATGGAGTCGCACAGCTTGGGACATGGCTGCATCCGGCGGCTTTTGACCCATATCTTGGTGTAATGGGGATGcttccatacacacacacagggacaTACTCCTGCTGTTCTTCTCCAGTGTCATTTTTAATCACTGCGGTTCCTTCACCTTGTCTGTTTTTGTCCAAATCGGATGTTTTTGTACCATCATTGCTTCCCACAGGGCTGCCCTCAGTAGGCTTTCCACTCAGAAATCTAGCAATAGAGTTCTTTGCTGGAGTTGCCTAAAGATTCCATAAACAGATGAAGagattttggaggggaggggaacaaCAGAAAAAGAGAGTCTATGACAAGCGAGAAAAATCTGCCTTGGAATCCTTCATATCAAGATCAAGATCTGAGTTTGTTGCGTCAGCAAAATCCTCACTTGGTCTGTGTTCTTCAGGGATATGCACCAAGAAAAAAGAAACCACTAACCTTATCCAAAGATTTAGTGGTTTTCATCACACATCCATCGCAGATCATCCGCCAGGCAAGGCGAGCCGTGTTCCGAGAATCATCCAGCCCTTTGGAAAACCAGGAATCATATGGTTGTAAACAGCCATGTATATTAAGCAGGGGAAAGCAAAACACGGCCTAGTGAACTGACAAGGAATAGCTGAATCGAATTTTTACAGAACAGATTCAGAATTAAATTAATCCATATGGGTAGACTGGTTTTCTGCTGCTTCGTCAGTTTTCCATGAGCAGTGGATGACAGGACCGTATAGTTCAGCAAGAGAGGACATACTTTCCCTGCAAAATGTCACAAGTACAATGAATGCCAACTCTAGTTAAAAAGGGATCTCAAGTTAAAAAGGGATCTCAAGTTAAAAAGGGATCTCAAGAAGTAGCAGAGCTAAGCAGCACACTCTTGGCAGCAGGCCTATTTCCTGAGCTATCCTATCTCTTCCCTCTCAGGTGCACCTTTGCAAAGACTCATTCCTGTTTCATAGAGCTCGACTCATTTTATATATAGCTGGGAAAATCCCACAGGCGTAATTTACTTAAATGGTTGCATTTAATGCCCTTGCCCAAGAAACCTGAAAACCATGCTCACCAGAATGCTGTCGTCCTGCGAATATGATCCCCACATCCTGCAAAGCACCATTTAATCCTTGGGGCTTCCTTGAGTAGAAGAGCTAGGAGAAGATAAACAGATAAACAGGAGTCTATGTTTTTCCTCGTAACTATTGCAAGGTCTTATAAACGCAGCATAGTGTTAAGCGCTCATACAGTAAACATTTTCGCGCAGGTCTTTGAGTTTAAGACATTGCTCCCCAATGgttaacaaaaaacaaaacaaagccctGCTCAATTTAAGCTACAAGTTCCCCCTTCTGTAGTTCCTAAGGGTCCTCTGACACTGCCCCCACCCCAGAGCAACGTTCTGTAATTAGAAGGGCAGGCAAGAACGTTCCATTCCACTGACGGAAACACCTTCAGTTAGTGGGAAATGGCATTCGTGTCCAGTGCAGTATCgtcacaaacagggctttttttctgggaaaagaggtggtggaactcaggaccgcacaatgacatcactttgggtcagctggaacaagggggaggttttttttaaagtttagatcaccctcggcgaaaatggtcacatggccggtggccctgccacctgatctccagacaaaggggagtttagattgccctctgtgccgctgaggcaatctaaactcccctctttctggagatcagggggcagggccactggccatgtgaccatttttaagaggtgccagaactctgatccaccacgttccagctggaaaaaaagccctggtcacaaacaaaaaacaataaaaattaacAGAAAATAATGGGGATGAGGAGAGAAGTCAACCAGACGATATACCAAAAACTCACTAACACAAAATCTTTCTAACCAATGGTTTAAAGGCCAAGTTAATTCCGTAACTGGAGTGCTGCCAAGGCCATGTCAAAAAAAGGAAATTGAGACAATCGGAATAATGATCTGACTGTTCCCCTACTGCTGCTTAATATTTACCAGTAAGAAATGAATGCACATAGTGATGCTTAACATCATTACATGTCCAACGTGGAAAAACCAAACCACACGCTGAAGAAGGTCCAGAGAAGTACAAACCCAGAAAGGTTATGCAAACTATCAGTGGAAGAATATACTGATGGAACagcaaaagagaaacaaaaacagtaaGAAGGTAAGCGGTCAGAAAAAGAAACACatagaaataatgtgaaaatTTTATAAACAGACCTTGATGGCCCATGCTAGCCTGATCTTATTAGATcgtggaaactaagcagggtcagcccaccAAGGGAGTCCATCAAGGgcgtccagggttgctacacagaggtaggcaatggcaaaccacctctgtttgtctcttgccttgaaatccaaTGGAG encodes the following:
- the ERI2 gene encoding ERI1 exoribonuclease 2 — encoded protein: MATKRMARQLGILKTSSKSSPGGQSHSGLKLRQEFAYLIIIDFESTCWRESRKHYSQEIIEFPAVLLNTSNGEIESEFHMYVQPQEHPILSEFCTELTGITQNQVDEGVPLPICLSSFSKWIQKLQKEKKIVFDSVQSNAACEGKLCAFVTWSDWDLGVCLQYECKRKQLRKPDILNSWIDLRATYKLFYSRKPQGLNGALQDVGIIFAGRQHSGLDDSRNTARLAWRMICDGCVMKTTKSLDKATPAKNSIARFLSGKPTEGSPVGSNDGTKTSDLDKNRQGEGTAVIKNDTGEEQQEYVPVCVYGSIPITPRYGSKAAGCSHVPSCATPCTGRLGSPFGCLQPSSLGIRTGLSNDPLMANSPAHNAGLVLVSTTLSSVNVSNMDIGTTSDCLSMLADWEDFALIPESQQDQSSECVQFQDDSNNQSSPVSGDRTDMSESDMTKRQSESVAEATPNVERSESVVYKSPNTTIYYKGIAPSKSSNTSVFKLPTAKINTSSLILNGDHLASPSSEAPKRKPSSPQPVPPAKKQPFIIYEDKSASSANSSRSSGSHRVPCGILNSSINQNRSFWCTETRKMTPPLCKCGRRARRLQVSNGGPNHGKAFYCCPVGKQEGNRKGCGYFKWEHTLLKEKCMLPSPTSSTGGLPSPVTILHSSGNIQKKCLALRPSMRT